ATGATGGATCCTTAAAGAGGAATCTTTGTCGCCCTTAGAGGAAATATGAAGGTTTGATCCTTAAAGAGGAATCTTTGTCACACTCATAGGAAACATGAATGGTGCATCCTTATAGAGGAATCATTTCCACCCTCAAAGAAAATATGAATGTTGGATCCTCAAAGAAGATTTCTTACAGCCCTTAGAGGCAATATAAATGTTGGATCCTCAAAGAGAAATTCTTAAAGCCCTAAGAGGAAATACATTGTTGGACGTTTATAAAAGGATCTTTAATGCCTCAATAGGCTACTCATTTAAGGTTAAACAAGGAATCGTATCCACCTTAGCAGGCAACCTAGACCAAGCCCAAACCCTGAGGTGAAACACGACACTAGGACTATGCATTAACACTATGAATAACAAGAAAGCCACAACACTAAGAATTCATAAATAAACCGACAAAGGAAGGAACATATTCATTCAAGAAAAATCCCATGGAGCGAGGTTGCAAATGGCCCCACAAAGGGCAAGAACagaaataataaagataataaaaTTGAACTCGCCCCATGCAATGCTTGAGGGACTCGACTTAAAAGTCTTGTCTGAGGGACATGGCTTAAAAGTCTCTTCTGAGAGACTCGACTTAAAACTCTCGCTTGAGGGATTCGACTTAAAACTCTTGGCCTAGAAGGGTCGTCATTGGGCTACGGAACCAAGACATCTTACATTGTGCTAATTTGAAATCTTAAATCAATCAAACTAAATCACTTTGGCCTTTACAAGACTTCGTGCTTGAGGGATTGTGTATTGAGCTTAATTTTATTAGGCCTAAAAGGAGGTGGTGCATAGGATCATTATAAGTCAAACTAATTGGCTCTAGGAGAGTACCGCAATATCGTCGTGGGTTGCCCAAAGGAACACATGACGAATATCTCGGTAGCTCCATAGGTCGCCCATGGTTTACCATAAGGCGCCCAAATTGGGATTGGGCCACCTGCATTGGTTTCATGATCCACCTGATTATTGGACGTGTCTATTTATGTGTCCCTGCACCAACGGGATGAAGTAGTCAATCAAGGAGGAAAGTCATATTCCCCATAACTATATTAGAAAACATTTTCCACATTCTCCACATTTTTTAAGGAGATTTGGAATAACTGATCCTTGGTTTTAAAAGTCCAACCACAAAGAAATCCTATAAATATCCCCTTCCTTAATAGGAGAAGTGATCGAATTTTTCACCTAGAAAATCCTTTCTCATCTCCCTGCGTGAGCTAACGTTAAACACCCTAAACACGTGCGTCTCTACGATCTTAGAGTTAACttgattgtaatttttttaacaaatacaCTATCAATAAAAATGCAAGATATCCACAATAATATCATTTAAAATgaacattatattttaaataaaattataaatgcattattttatttttgaaaatcattacAAAATACTAAAACAAAGTGATTTATCAACTATAAAATAAGACATACTAGTGGATCAAAATCTAATCTATGGTTCAGTGATGGAACAAGCTATTCACAAAGCCTATCATATTTTTATAAGAACTTCCATCTTCACTCACAGCTTTTGCAGCCAAATTCTTCCATTGCATGACACTATTCATAATCTCTGTGCTTTTATCACTCTCCATGATTTCACATATACAATTCCTTAAAGCCTCTTTCCTCACTATTTCCTTCTCATCAATAGAACCTCTTATTCCCACTTTCCAAACATCTACAACAAGCTTTGCATTAATGCCTTGGTCTGACCAAAGTGGCATTGCAACAATTGGAACTCCTAAACTCACTGCTTCCAATGTTGAATTCCAACCACAATGTGTTACAAAACACCCTATGGCCTCATGAGCTAGAACCTTCAATTGGGGGCACCATGCCACAACCAAGCCATTCTCTGATTTCTTTTCAAAGTCTTTTGGGAGCTTAGTCTCTTCAGAGGTTTTCACAATCCATAAAAAGTAACTTCCACAATCTTTCAAACAATGTGCTACTTCTTCTATTTGTTCTTCATTGAGTGCTGCCATACTCCcaaaagaaacataaacaacTGACCTTTTTGGCTTATTATTTAACCATTCTATACTTTCTTCACTTTTGAATTCTGAAACAccataatcttcatcatctttaATTTTCTTATCTAAAAATGTATTTGGTATGGAAGGCCCTATAGTTCTAAAGTTAGACCAAATCTTCATTGTCCAATCACCTATCTACAAAAGCAACACACAAGTGATATGTTAGAACAATAATTTGTATAGAAGATTAAAGATAaacgaaaaataaaaaacaataaacagGATCAATCTTTGTTAACGCAATTCGGTCAATGATACCTATATATAATACGAGGTTTCAGTTTACAACTAGTATCTCAACTTTTTACTTACCTCTTTCTCTAGCTCAAAGAAGGAATTGCAAAGGATCCAATCAGCATTTTCAATGTTAGAAAACTGTGCCACTACCAAATCAAGATAAGTTGGATCTTGTTCATAGGTAAAGTAGAAAGAAGGCATGTCCCTATGCTGCAGTTGAGGAAGTGCAGGAAGAGAAATCACTTGCTCAGCAAAAGGAGGTTTCAACTTTCCCAAATGAACATGATAGTATATACTATTCATAGCAAGATTTTGAGTCAAATAAGCTGCACCAATAATTCCAAATCTCTTAGCAACATCAAGACACCAAGGCATGAATGAGTCATAAATAACACAATCAACATGGTTGTTTGGTCTACCATTAAGGTTGATGATAAGATCAGCAAGAGATTGTGAACCAACTTCCCAAAACTGACTCAAGTAGTGTTTGAAACTCTTTGGTGTTGTAACTTGATCAAAACCATCAGAAATTGTCTCGATTGAAATGGAAGATGGTACTTTTGGTAAGTTTTTGTAGTTTGAAAGGGGTGTCACAAGTGTTACTTTTACTCCTTGGTGTTGTATGAGTTTGGAGAATTGTAACATTGGATTAATGTGACCGTGTGCTGGAAATGGAAACACTAAACAATGGATGGTTTTGTTCTCCATTGTTTTACAAAACTGTCTTGAATGGATGTTTGTCGGTAAGAAGAGTGTTCAAGTGTTGAACTTTGAAGCACAATTTATGtgataattatcaacaaatatCAATTATTGAAGTATTATCTTTTGCTATAAGTTTTCGACTTTATTGGAGGTAGGTATAGAACAGTTGAGATTTAAATTTTTAGtagaataatattataataaacgaAACATGtgcaatttaattttaattttaattccgtAGATCTTAGTAATATGTTTTTGTTGTTAAAGTAATAATGATAACAGTAAGTCACAGaccaagaataaataaaataataacagtACGTCCGTGACATGAGCTTGAATTTGAGTATTTTAACAAAAAGTTACATGTGAGTTTTATTGTAGACCGTAAGATGTTGAGTAAATCAATGTATTCTTGTACTTAATAGAATTGATAGTATTTATTTAAGGTGTTGATATCTCTtaacatactttttttttttaatagactATTTCAATGCTTAATCATCTCATGAAATTCTAATTATTCTCCCTAATTTCGTAGATATACAActgaaaattttttttatttaagaaatttttttttccgtaggtacatctatggAAGCGTTAAAATACATAGTGAACGTTGAGaaaatttgtaacaccccataatttcataaattaatataattagaatttaaattaattatttggaattaattaattaaattgaattattgGAAAATGGTGACAGAATGTTAATGGGTCAAGCGTCGTGTTTAGTAAAAAGGAGGTGCTATAGGTTAGGCCTTTTTACTAAATTTAttctctatttttcataaaacaaagaATTTTGGAAAATAGAGGAAAAATGAGCAAAATTGGAAGAAAAGAGAAGAACGTAAAGAGCAGAGGAAGAGGAGAATAGAGAAAGAGGAAGATTCAagatttttggctaaggtaaggggagactcttccttttagtatctcttatgtgaccATAGGTGATAGATTGATTGATATATGGATTGATTCAATTAgatatattgggattgttaggtttagGAATGTCATAGTCTAgggtaattgatgaaattgcatgaactATTGATTGAAAACTTGTTTTTGTGGATGTTTGATGATGTGTAATGATGTATTTGATTATTTTAGATCTGTAATAGACGGTTGGAAGTGATTTTGGGTGAAAgatgtgtgaaatcgcaggtccgtcACAGAGGTGAGAATCTGTagaatcgcacgtccgctaagcgacTTCAAGCTCGCTAAGTGGACACTgtaagtttttgaaaaaaaaagggctcgctaagcggagccgGTTTgctaagcggaggtcccaacgtggtTTGTTTCTACCATACGCcgcttgaagcggggttattgAATTTCAGGTGCATAAGCGCACTTGAAGGTTGCTGAGCGGACCTTGCTGTATGCaacttttctaaactttgaaatagcgtatcttttgatccgtgtatcctttttgaatgccgttttgagcgttgcaaagctaattaaatattttatatgatgaaatAATGGGATGGGCAGTggcctgattttattttaaaatctcgATTTAATTAGTTTGATGGAATTAAATATTATGTGCATATGATGTTAGGTGTAACAATGTAATTAATGTGGTGATGACttgattttgattattattatgaatgTTTGATGAATATGCAAAAGGTTCGAATGATGTTGAtaacatgtacatactttattcggtgatgtggtgttgagatgatttGTTCATCGTTATTGGTGAtggtaagtatgttatatgtgcattcattcataaatcattttggtgatggatcccggtgatgattggatcaatggtgggcataattcccattgtgtggaatttgtgtcggtgaGACTGTATCTCGGTGACGTTTAGATCGGTcgggtggattgattccacggcttattggtaccacatgcatagtgttagttggttcatatgcattttgtcataacatgatagAATGAATTTCAGTGTTATGTTGTGTGATGCATTTGTTGTGTTTGATGAATGATAGTTgagaatctgaatatgtataattgggtgaatgatatattatgacgcttgttgcttatgaatgcataatatttattaattgtgaatgagactcacccttacatgttgatattttccGATTGAGAAGTAGCGGCTTATTGCTCGGTGAGGATGGCTTGTAGAGTTCATCCGTTAGATTTATgtcgtgtcagtcatgctctgatagtgtaacactgggggggGACGATAGTTTTTAGAGTTTAACcatattactctattttatttggtttggATTATGTTTCCACTGGTTTGTATTGGTGATGTTATACTATtctgctgtgataaacatgaattATTATTTGGTGAATTGTTTCCTCATAAAGCATGACAGATGACAtatgttttggtttaaattaattgtgaCATCCTTGGTTGCATGTTTTTACCCTGATTATATtaataattgccgcggggtttagaagggtgttacaaaattaaaaacatttcaGTTCAGTAAATATTCTGTAGATGTATTTACAGAACGTGTTAAAAATATAGTGTTCCGTAGAAGTACCTACGAAACCTTCTGCCATATTTTAAATCAGTgttatttcactccaaaactccaatatttttaacaaaaatggaacatcaaattatagtacaTCAAAGTAGTGTAATTTAAAGGCAATGGAATATAATACAACAAAAGAGTACATCGTATAGATCATCCAAATAGTGTCaaatatataatcaaaataaaaagcaACATACAGACATCAATAAAACCACAGGCATCACTACTGTGTGTGTCAAACAACATCCTCCTTCTCTACCCTGTCTCTGGCCCCACCTCTACGTCCACCATGTCGTCTACTGACTACTCTACCTCTACCGTCAAGTGCCCCACCGGTCCTGGCACGATGTCGACGATACAAAAATGCTCCATTTTCCACCCTAATGATACCATCCAGTATACACTTGTGATCAGACCCCATCACACCCCCCAGGGAAGAAACCATCATCAATGCCTGCCCGCGCCATGTCAAGTATCTCATGAAAGTGAGGAAGAACATCGTCAGTGTGGTCCAATTGAGACTGATGAGGCTGCAAGATCTCCTCATGGGCTAGCCTGAGCGGTGATCCCACTGCAAAGGGGGTCATGTAGGGGTGTGAACCCTAAAGTACTAAGTGATGTACCCATCGGTGTAGCTCC
The Vicia villosa cultivar HV-30 ecotype Madison, WI linkage group LG6, Vvil1.0, whole genome shotgun sequence genome window above contains:
- the LOC131612195 gene encoding mogroside IE synthase-like isoform X1 gives rise to the protein MENKTIHCLVFPFPAHGHINPMLQFSKLIQHQGVKVTLVTPLSNYKNLPKVPSSISIETISDGFDQVTTPKSFKHYLSQFWEVGSQSLADLIINLNGRPNNHVDCVIYDSFMPWCLDVAKRFGIIGAAYLTQNLAMNSIYYHVHLGKLKPPFAEQVISLPALPQLQHRDMPSFYFTYEQDPTYLDLVVAQFSNIENADWILCNSFFELEKEIGDWTMKIWSNFRTIGPSIPNTFLDKKIKDDEDYGVSEFKSEESIEWLNNKPKRSVVYVSFGSMAALNEEQIEEVAHCLKDCGSYFLWIVKTSEETKLPKDFEKKSENGLVVAWCPQLKVLAHEAIGCFVTHCGWNSTLEAVSLGVPIVAMPLWSDQGINAKLVVDVWKVGIRGSIDEKEIVRKEALRNCICEIMESDKSTEIMNSVMQWKNLAAKAVSEDGSSYKNMIGFVNSLFHH
- the LOC131612195 gene encoding mogroside IE synthase-like isoform X2; this encodes MENKTIHCLVFPFPAHGHINPMLQFSKLIQHQGVKVTLVTPLSNYKNLPKVPSSISIETISDGFDQVTTPKSFKHYLSQFWEVGSQSLADLIINLNGRPNNHVDCVIYDSFMPWCLDVAKRFGIIGAAYLTQNLAMNSIYYHVHLGKLKPPFAEQVISLPALPQLQHRDMPSFYFTYEQDPTYLDLVVAQFSNIENADWILCNSFFELEKEVSDWTMKIWSNFRTIGPSIPNTFLDKKIKDDEDYGVSEFKSEESIEWLNNKPKRSVVYVSFGSMAALNEEQIEEVAHCLKDCGSYFLWIVKTSEETKLPKDFEKKSENGLVVAWCPQLKVLAHEAIGCFVTHCGWNSTLEAVSLGVPIVAMPLWSDQGINAKLVVDVWKVGIRGSIDEKEIVRKEALRNCICEIMESDKSTEIMNSVMQWKNLAAKAVSEDGSSYKNMIGFVNSLFHH